One Solanum pennellii chromosome 9, SPENNV200 DNA segment encodes these proteins:
- the LOC107031400 gene encoding RNA-binding protein BRN1 has product MAELQREEERQEEEQQSEESVKLFVGQVPKHMTESQLVEMFQEFAIVDEVNIIKDKTTRASRGCCFVICPSREEADKAVNACHNKKTLSGASSPLQVKYADGELERLEHKLFVGMLPKNVSDPEVSALFSQYGVIKDLQILRGSQQTSKGCAFLKYEKKEQAVAAIDALHGKHKMEGATVPLVVKWADTEKERQARRAQKSLSHASDSRQHPSLFGALPMGYMPPYNGYGYQTPGAYGLMQYRLPSMQNQSAFQNIVPPINQASALRGGAPDLSPGISPRNYAMSPGSYGSAYPAVPGIQYSMPYPGGVMNTRPPSGSPGSVPPSTTNSHSAASSSVSSSTGGQVEGPPGANLFIYHIPQEFGDQELANAFQPFGRVLSAKVFVDKATGVSKCFGFVSYDSTAAAQTAISMMNGCQLGSKKLKVQLKRDNKQNKHY; this is encoded by the exons ATGGCGGAGTTGCAGAGGGAGGAGGAGAGGCAGGAGGAGGAGCAGCAGAGCGAAGAGAGCGTGAAGTTGTTTGTAGGTCAAGTACCGAAGCACATGACGGAATCACAACTTGTCGAAATGTTTCAAGAGTTTGCTATTGTTGATGAAGTCAACATCATCAAAGACAAAACTACGCGTGCTTCTCGAG GCTGTTGTTTTGTGATCTGTCCATCTAGAGAAGAAGCGGATAAGGCAGTTAATGCATGCCACAACAAAAAGACGCTTTCCGGG GCTTCTAGTCCGTTGCAAGTGAAGTATGCTGATGGCGAGTTGGAAAGACTAG AGCACAAGCTTTTTGTTGGTATGCTTCCAAAGAATGTCTCTGATCCTGAAGTATCTGCCTTGTTCTCTCAATATGGAGTCATTAAAGATTTGCAGATTCTCAGAGGTTCTCAGCAAACTAGTAAAG GATGTGCTTTTCTGAAGTATGAGAAAAAAGAGCAAGCAGTTGCAGCAATAGATGCCCTCCATGGAAAGCATAAGATGGAG GGTGCTACTGTCCCTTTGGTAGTCAAGTGGGCAGATACTGAAAAGGAAAGGCAGGCCCGGAGGGCTCAGAAATCTCTATCTCATGCTTCCGACTCTAGACAGCATCCCTCTTTGTTTGGAGCCCTACCTATGGGTTACATGCCACCATACAATGGCTATGGATATCAG ACTCCTGGGGCATATGGGCTCATGCAGTATCGTCTACCATCAATGCAGAATCAGTCCGCATTTCAGAATATAGTCCCACCAATAAACCAAGCAAGTGCTCTACGTGGAGGTGCACCTGATCTTTCACCTGGAATTAGCCCAAGAAATTATGCCATGTCACCTGGAAGTTATGGATCCGCTTACCCTGCTGTTCCAGGGATTCAGTATTCCATGCCATATCCTGGAGGTGTTATGAATACCAGACCACCAAGTGGTTCTCCTGGTTCAGTTCCTCCTAGTACAACCAACAGTCATTCTGCAGCATCTTCAAGTGTCAGTTCAAGTACAGGGGGTCAGGTTGAAG GTCCACCTGGTGCTAATCTATTTATTTACCATATTCCTCAAGAATTTGGTGATCAAGAGCTCGCAAATGCATTTCAGCCTTTTGGTAGGGTTTTGAGTGCCAAGGTTTTCGTTGACAAAGCAACTGGTGTTAGCAAATGTTTTG GATTTGTAAGTTATGACTCTACAGCAGCTGCACAAACCGCAATCAGTATGATGAATGGTTGCCAATTAGGTAGTAAGAAGTTGAAGGTTCAGCTTAAAAGGGACAACAAACAGAATAAACACTATTGA